Proteins encoded in a region of the Streptomyces sp. PCS3-D2 genome:
- a CDS encoding response regulator transcription factor — MRLLLVEDDDHVAAALSAVLARHGFQVTHARNGEEALQALLPAGAPPFGVVLLDLGLPDQDGYEVCGKIRKRTATPVIMVTARADVRSRIHGLNMGADDYVVKPYDTGELLARIHAVARRTGASEEALATGTGAPPTVRLGPVSIELPTRRVSVDGIDVPLTRKEFDLLALLAQRPGVVFRREQIISEVWRTSWEGTGRTLEVHVASLRSKLRMPALIETVRGVGYRLVAPTAP; from the coding sequence ATGAGACTGCTGCTCGTCGAGGACGACGACCACGTCGCCGCCGCCCTGTCCGCGGTCCTCGCCCGGCACGGCTTCCAGGTCACCCACGCCCGCAACGGTGAGGAGGCGCTCCAGGCGCTGCTGCCCGCCGGCGCCCCGCCCTTCGGCGTGGTCCTGCTCGATCTCGGCCTGCCCGACCAGGACGGCTACGAGGTGTGCGGCAAGATCCGCAAGCGCACCGCCACGCCCGTCATCATGGTCACCGCGCGGGCCGACGTACGCTCCCGGATCCACGGCCTGAACATGGGAGCCGACGACTACGTCGTCAAGCCCTACGACACCGGCGAGCTCCTCGCCCGCATCCACGCCGTCGCCCGGCGCACCGGGGCCTCCGAGGAGGCGCTCGCCACCGGAACCGGTGCTCCCCCCACCGTCCGCCTCGGCCCCGTCAGCATCGAGCTGCCCACCCGCCGGGTCAGCGTGGACGGCATCGACGTACCCCTCACGCGCAAGGAGTTCGACCTGCTGGCCCTGCTCGCGCAGCGGCCCGGTGTCGTCTTCCGGCGCGAGCAGATCATCAGCGAGGTGTGGCGCACCAGCTGGGAGGGGACCGGGCGCACCCTGGAGGTCCACGTCGCCTCGCTGCGCTCCAAGCTGCGCATGCCCGCCCTGATCGAGACCGTCCGAGGGGTGGGCTACCGGCTCGTCGCCCCCACCGCCCCCTAG
- the recX gene encoding recombination regulator RecX: MLGQEAGGRSRGGGEGRQELPPQTPEEQARAICLRLLTGNPRTRRQLADALHKRGIPDEVSQQVLSRYEEVGLIDDAAFAGAWVESRHRGRGLARRALAQELRTKGVHATLVEEALGRLDSDQEEQTARELVERKLRSTRGLEREKRIRRLAGMLARKGYPEGMALRVVRRALEAEGEDADDLGYPGD; encoded by the coding sequence GTGCTCGGGCAGGAAGCGGGCGGCAGGAGCCGAGGAGGCGGTGAGGGCCGCCAGGAGCTGCCGCCCCAGACCCCCGAGGAGCAGGCGCGGGCCATCTGCCTGCGCCTGCTCACGGGGAACCCGCGTACCCGGCGCCAGCTCGCGGACGCCCTGCACAAGCGGGGCATCCCCGACGAGGTGTCACAGCAGGTCCTTTCCCGTTACGAGGAAGTGGGCCTGATCGACGACGCGGCGTTCGCCGGAGCCTGGGTCGAGTCCCGCCACCGCGGCCGGGGCCTGGCCCGCCGCGCGCTCGCCCAGGAGCTCCGGACCAAGGGGGTGCACGCCACCCTCGTGGAGGAGGCCCTGGGCCGGCTGGACTCCGACCAGGAGGAGCAGACCGCCCGCGAGCTCGTCGAGCGCAAGCTCCGATCCACCCGGGGCCTGGAGCGGGAGAAGCGGATCCGGCGGCTGGCCGGAATGCTCGCCCGCAAGGGATACCCGGAAGGCATGGCCCTGAGAGTGGTCCGCCGCGCACTGGAAGCGGAGGGCGAGGACGCCGACGACCTCGGGTATCCGGGGGACTGA
- a CDS encoding amino acid ABC transporter permease, with protein sequence MFDFLDSGQYDVLGAFWVTVQLTLYSAVGSLIWGTVLAGMRVSPVPLLRGFGTAYVNLVRNTPLTLLVIGCSLGLSQTLGIDLGGTTFKETGFRLAVLGLVAYTGTFVCEALRAGINTVPVGQAEAARALGLSFFQVLTLIVLPQAFRAVVAPLANVLIALTKNTTVAATIGVAEAALLMKEMLENEAQAVFAVFAVFALGFVLLTLPTGLLLGWVAKRVAVKR encoded by the coding sequence GTGTTCGATTTTCTTGATTCCGGGCAGTACGACGTGCTCGGAGCCTTCTGGGTGACGGTTCAGCTCACCCTCTACTCGGCGGTCGGGTCCCTGATCTGGGGCACCGTCCTGGCGGGAATGCGGGTCAGCCCGGTCCCGCTGCTGCGGGGCTTCGGTACCGCGTACGTCAACCTGGTGCGCAACACTCCGCTGACCTTGCTGGTCATCGGCTGCTCGCTGGGTCTCAGCCAGACCCTCGGGATCGATCTGGGCGGCACCACCTTCAAGGAGACCGGCTTCCGGCTCGCGGTCCTCGGATTGGTCGCCTACACCGGCACCTTCGTCTGCGAGGCCCTGCGCGCCGGCATCAACACCGTGCCCGTCGGCCAGGCCGAGGCGGCCCGCGCACTGGGGCTGAGCTTCTTCCAGGTGCTCACGCTGATCGTGCTCCCCCAGGCCTTCCGGGCGGTCGTCGCACCGCTCGCCAACGTACTGATCGCGCTCACCAAGAACACCACGGTGGCGGCGACCATCGGCGTGGCCGAGGCGGCGCTGCTGATGAAGGAGATGCTGGAGAACGAGGCCCAGGCGGTCTTCGCCGTCTTTGCGGTCTTCGCCCTCGGTTTCGTTCTTCTGACCCTCCCCACCGGTCTGCTGCTGGGCTGGGTGGCCAAGCGAGTGGCGGTGAAGCGATGA
- a CDS encoding FAD-dependent monooxygenase — MDPVIVVGAGPVGLSLALALAGAGVPSVVLDERPGKDEVRPARTVVLHADTAAMAHRLGCTTLRDEAAYFAAWRTMRRGRDAQRLTFEDHPAPLHVPQHALARGLRDSAAAHPLVQLVWDSKLDSLEQDDRGVTAHTRGAETTWWRGSYVVGCDGARSTVRKLLGIRFPGRTAVERHAVAALRTELPWPGEALLHRSAPQEVTSRPLPDGVWRLDWLLPARGELVTPDALVTLIRDTLAQWCGGTTPPYDLLDTGVHTLHHRLARRWRDGRAFLAGDAAHLLGALGTQGVEEGLRDAENLAWKLSLAWHQGASAALLDSYEDERRTAVAARLRAADQAMPTLRTGSGLRNYLPGASRSAESLLTDGHLGRGPLGAEPAYAPPVAVREVPTATEPGGPVANVPVTAPDGATVPLRDLLGQGRLLVVLVAPGTGVWDRRHWMGAGLMPRLAAAVSALPVRTDLLVADSYPGAPAHTVLLVRPDGHLAATFAGVRPAELYEAADAVRAGAPASRVPAASKPQTPTPTPTVVID, encoded by the coding sequence GTGGACCCGGTGATCGTCGTCGGCGCGGGGCCCGTCGGACTGTCCCTGGCCCTGGCGCTCGCGGGCGCGGGCGTGCCCTCCGTCGTGCTCGACGAGCGGCCCGGCAAGGACGAGGTACGGCCGGCCCGCACGGTCGTCCTCCACGCGGACACGGCGGCCATGGCGCACCGGCTGGGCTGCACGACCCTGCGCGACGAGGCGGCGTACTTCGCCGCCTGGCGCACCATGCGGCGCGGCCGGGACGCCCAACGGCTCACCTTCGAGGACCATCCCGCGCCCCTGCACGTCCCTCAGCACGCTCTGGCGCGCGGACTGCGTGATTCCGCGGCCGCGCACCCCCTCGTCCAGCTGGTCTGGGACAGCAAGCTGGACTCCCTGGAACAGGACGACCGGGGCGTCACCGCGCACACCCGGGGCGCCGAGACCACCTGGTGGCGCGGAAGTTACGTGGTCGGCTGCGACGGGGCCCGCTCCACCGTGCGCAAGCTGCTCGGGATCCGCTTCCCGGGCCGTACCGCCGTCGAACGCCACGCCGTGGCCGCGCTGCGCACCGAACTGCCCTGGCCCGGCGAGGCCCTGCTGCACCGCAGCGCGCCGCAGGAGGTCACGTCGCGGCCGCTGCCCGACGGGGTCTGGCGGCTGGACTGGCTGCTCCCGGCGCGCGGCGAGCTCGTCACCCCCGACGCGCTGGTCACCCTGATCCGCGACACCCTCGCGCAGTGGTGCGGCGGTACGACTCCCCCGTACGACCTGCTCGACACCGGCGTGCACACCCTGCACCACCGGCTGGCCCGGCGCTGGCGGGACGGGCGGGCGTTCCTCGCCGGCGATGCCGCGCACCTGCTGGGCGCGCTCGGCACCCAGGGCGTCGAGGAGGGGCTCCGGGACGCCGAGAACCTGGCGTGGAAGCTCTCCCTGGCCTGGCACCAGGGCGCCTCTGCGGCTCTGCTCGACAGCTATGAGGACGAACGGCGCACCGCGGTGGCCGCCCGGCTGCGCGCGGCCGACCAGGCCATGCCGACGCTGCGGACCGGGAGCGGTCTGCGCAACTACCTTCCGGGAGCCTCGCGTTCCGCCGAGTCCCTGCTGACCGACGGCCATCTGGGCCGGGGGCCGCTGGGCGCGGAGCCGGCGTACGCCCCGCCCGTCGCCGTGCGCGAGGTGCCGACGGCCACGGAACCGGGCGGGCCGGTCGCGAACGTCCCGGTCACCGCGCCCGACGGGGCGACGGTGCCGCTGCGGGACCTGCTGGGCCAGGGCCGGCTGCTGGTGGTGCTGGTGGCCCCGGGCACCGGGGTGTGGGACCGGCGCCACTGGATGGGCGCCGGGCTGATGCCCCGCCTGGCCGCCGCGGTCAGCGCCCTGCCCGTCCGCACCGACCTGCTCGTCGCCGACAGCTACCCAGGCGCCCCGGCGCACACCGTGCTCCTCGTGCGACCGGACGGGCATCTGGCGGCGACCTTCGCAGGGGTCCGCCCGGCAGAGCTGTACGAGGCGGCGGACGCCGTCCGGGCCGGTGCTCCCGCCTCCCGGGTACCCGCGGCCTCGAAGCCGCAGACACCCACACCGACACCGACCGTCGTGATCGACTGA
- the recA gene encoding recombinase RecA: protein MAGTDREKALDAALAQIERQFGKGAVMRLGDKPNDPIDVISTGSTALDIALGVGGLPRGRVVEIYGPESSGKTTLTLHAVANAQKAGGTVAFVDAEHALDPEYAKALGVDTDNLILSQPDTGEQALEIVDMLVRSGALDLIVIDSVAALVPRAEIEGEMGDSHVGLQARLMSQALRKITGALNQSKTTAIFINQLREKIGVMFGSPETTTGGRALKFYASVRIDIRRIETLKDGTEAVGNRTRCKVVKNKVAPPFKQAEFDILYGQGISREGGLIDMGVEHGFIRKAGAWYTYEGDQLGQGKENARNFLKDNPDLANEIERKIKEKLGVGLRKDGDDAAAATPAAPADAAAAPAPASKAKTAAKAAVAKS from the coding sequence ATGGCAGGCACCGACCGTGAGAAGGCTCTCGACGCCGCTCTCGCACAGATTGAACGGCAATTCGGCAAGGGCGCGGTCATGCGTCTCGGCGACAAGCCGAACGACCCCATCGACGTCATCTCCACCGGGTCGACGGCGCTGGACATCGCCCTGGGCGTCGGCGGGCTGCCGCGCGGCCGCGTCGTCGAGATCTACGGCCCGGAATCCTCCGGTAAGACGACCCTGACCCTCCACGCCGTGGCCAATGCGCAGAAGGCCGGTGGCACCGTCGCCTTCGTGGACGCCGAGCACGCACTCGACCCGGAGTACGCCAAGGCCCTCGGCGTCGACACCGACAACCTCATCCTGTCGCAGCCGGACACCGGTGAGCAGGCACTGGAGATCGTGGACATGCTGGTCCGCTCCGGTGCCCTCGACCTGATCGTCATCGACTCCGTGGCGGCCCTCGTGCCGCGCGCCGAGATCGAGGGCGAGATGGGCGACTCGCACGTGGGTCTGCAGGCCCGCCTGATGAGCCAGGCGCTCCGGAAGATCACCGGTGCCCTCAACCAGTCCAAGACCACCGCGATCTTCATCAACCAGCTCCGCGAGAAGATCGGCGTGATGTTCGGCTCGCCCGAGACCACGACCGGTGGCCGCGCGCTGAAGTTCTACGCCTCGGTGCGCATCGACATCCGCCGCATCGAGACGCTGAAGGACGGCACGGAGGCGGTCGGCAACCGAACCCGCTGCAAGGTCGTGAAGAACAAGGTCGCGCCGCCGTTCAAGCAGGCCGAGTTCGACATCCTCTACGGCCAGGGCATCAGCCGCGAGGGCGGCCTGATCGACATGGGCGTGGAGCACGGCTTCATCCGCAAGGCCGGCGCCTGGTACACGTACGAGGGCGACCAGCTCGGCCAGGGCAAGGAGAACGCCCGCAACTTCCTCAAGGACAACCCGGACCTCGCGAACGAGATCGAGCGGAAGATCAAGGAGAAGCTGGGCGTGGGCCTCCGCAAGGACGGCGACGACGCGGCCGCTGCCACACCCGCCGCCCCCGCCGATGCCGCGGCCGCGCCCGCACCGGCATCGAAGGCCAAGACGGCGGCCAAGGCCGCCGTGGCCAAGAGCTGA
- a CDS encoding endo-beta-N-acetylglucosaminidase — MSETDHGVDPRTRPVPLRPTRRRALAAGACAAALLGVAGRTRAAAATAGPEHRPAPGDLAPYASYWFPDSLPAGTPGPGIVWRSLSRWTPGSDPDLAHNTATVPLAERFTPVPANGTARAGQAGIASLVSFAPTAGNPAQGSATADYYALTHWAYIDELVFWGGSAGEGIILAPNAPVVDAAHRNGVRVLGNVFLPPVAYGGDLRWTRDLVQRDRFGCFPIAEQLVRVARTYGFDGWFVNAETDGGDSALATRMREFLRALRSAGEPHGLRITWYDAMNSTGRVGWQGALNALNQEFFEDRAGRVADTVFVDFRWTPQTLAASGALADRLGRSRHELWAAVDTESRGWNTDVRWDAIIPRTGDHVVSYAFYRPEWTLGHLADRSPGAFHQADDRFWTGESLDPSRPAPETSWRAPATAVADRSTVTGLPFACSFNTGHGLRWYENGRVASDTPWNHLGLQDRLPGRRWVVETAGTPPSVTLDFADAWRGGSSLLVSGDLTAPVAVGLHATRLPLSRASVVELVHATGSGPVTVEVGVATREPSAPGEPVPYTWLRAGSAATGAGWQTARAALAPLAGRTAHALAVRITAPAGRPTLWRLGALSVHDGARTRCPAPPTAAAVDAAAHRDGRAWLRLSWRAAAGTDGPPRHHEVHRVLPNGSRRFLGGTCGTALYLPGVPRAGRERAAVFEVRAVDELYATSAPAPAVLPWEP; from the coding sequence ATGTCCGAGACCGACCACGGCGTCGATCCCCGTACGCGGCCCGTCCCGTTACGCCCGACCCGGCGCAGAGCGCTGGCCGCCGGGGCGTGCGCCGCCGCCCTGCTGGGCGTGGCCGGCCGCACCCGGGCCGCGGCGGCCACGGCCGGGCCCGAGCACCGGCCGGCCCCCGGCGACCTGGCCCCGTACGCCTCCTACTGGTTCCCCGACTCCCTCCCGGCAGGCACCCCGGGCCCCGGTATCGTGTGGCGCTCGCTCAGCCGGTGGACCCCCGGGAGCGACCCCGACCTGGCCCACAACACCGCGACCGTGCCGCTCGCCGAGCGGTTCACCCCCGTCCCGGCGAACGGGACGGCCCGGGCCGGCCAGGCCGGGATCGCCTCCCTCGTCTCCTTCGCGCCGACCGCCGGGAACCCCGCGCAGGGCTCCGCCACCGCCGACTACTACGCGCTCACGCACTGGGCGTACATCGACGAGCTGGTCTTCTGGGGCGGCTCCGCGGGCGAGGGGATCATCCTGGCCCCGAACGCGCCGGTCGTCGACGCCGCCCACCGCAACGGGGTCCGCGTGCTGGGCAACGTGTTCCTGCCGCCCGTGGCGTACGGCGGCGACCTGCGATGGACCCGCGACCTGGTGCAGCGCGACCGCTTCGGGTGCTTCCCGATCGCGGAGCAGCTCGTCCGGGTCGCGCGGACGTACGGCTTCGACGGCTGGTTCGTCAACGCCGAGACCGACGGCGGCGACAGCGCCCTCGCCACCCGGATGCGGGAATTCCTGCGGGCCCTGCGGTCGGCGGGCGAGCCGCACGGTCTGCGGATCACCTGGTACGACGCCATGAACAGCACCGGCCGGGTGGGCTGGCAGGGCGCCTTGAACGCCCTCAACCAGGAGTTCTTCGAGGACCGCGCCGGAAGGGTCGCGGACACCGTGTTCGTGGACTTCCGCTGGACCCCGCAGACGCTGGCCGCGTCGGGCGCGCTCGCCGACCGGCTGGGCCGCTCCCGCCACGAGCTGTGGGCGGCCGTGGACACGGAGTCCCGGGGCTGGAACACCGACGTCCGCTGGGACGCGATCATCCCGCGGACCGGCGACCACGTCGTCAGCTATGCCTTCTACCGGCCCGAATGGACGCTGGGCCACCTCGCCGACCGCTCCCCCGGCGCCTTCCACCAGGCGGACGACCGGTTCTGGACGGGTGAGTCCCTGGACCCGTCCCGGCCCGCGCCCGAGACTTCCTGGCGGGCTCCCGCGACGGCCGTCGCCGACCGGTCCACGGTCACCGGGCTCCCCTTCGCCTGCTCCTTCAACACCGGACACGGCCTGCGCTGGTACGAGAACGGCCGGGTCGCCTCCGACACGCCCTGGAACCATCTCGGGCTCCAGGACCGGCTGCCGGGCCGGCGCTGGGTCGTGGAGACCGCCGGAACGCCTCCGTCCGTCACCCTGGACTTTGCGGACGCCTGGCGCGGCGGCTCCAGCCTGCTGGTCTCGGGCGACCTGACGGCCCCGGTCGCCGTCGGGCTGCACGCCACCCGGCTGCCGCTGAGCCGGGCGAGCGTCGTGGAGCTGGTGCACGCGACCGGGTCGGGTCCGGTCACCGTCGAGGTCGGCGTGGCCACCCGCGAGCCGTCCGCCCCGGGCGAGCCGGTCCCGTACACCTGGCTACGGGCCGGGAGCGCGGCGACCGGGGCGGGCTGGCAGACGGCCCGGGCCGCGCTCGCACCGCTGGCGGGCAGGACCGCGCACGCCCTGGCCGTACGGATCACCGCGCCCGCGGGCAGGCCGACGCTGTGGCGGCTCGGGGCGCTGTCGGTGCACGACGGTGCCCGCACCCGGTGCCCGGCCCCGCCCACCGCGGCCGCCGTGGACGCCGCCGCCCACCGGGACGGCAGGGCCTGGCTCCGCCTGTCCTGGCGGGCGGCGGCCGGCACCGACGGGCCCCCGCGCCACCACGAGGTGCACCGGGTGCTCCCGAACGGCAGCCGCCGCTTCCTCGGCGGGACCTGCGGCACCGCTCTCTACCTCCCGGGAGTCCCCCGCGCGGGCCGGGAACGGGCCGCCGTCTTCGAGGTACGGGCCGTCGACGAGCTGTACGCGACGTCTGCACCAGCCCCCGCGGTCCTGCCCTGGGAGCCGTGA
- a CDS encoding HAMP domain-containing sensor histidine kinase, with the protein MRARLLPLLVILMAGTLLALGFPLAVSLAAGQQQRVVVDRIDDSARFAALAQFVIDAEGAGSTGAGERRDLLQLELARYQELYGIRVGVFLRDDHALARSPGWWQLPESGEGRRAFKEALAGRRSHDPPQVWPWQTNGKLLVVSPVVLDGDVVAVVATESPTDLMRGRILTGWLLIAGGLAAAMLVAFGAALRLTSWVLKPVRTLDAAAHGIATGRMNSRVAAASGPPELQRLAHSFNEMADNVEEALEQQRAFVADASHQLRNPLAALLLRIELLALELPEGNEEIASVRTEGKRLTQVLDDLLDLALAEHASAEISLTDVGALAAERVAAWRPYAEEKGVRLAEGGRTAVTGWADPIALSSALDAVIDNALKFTPAGEEVEVSVSAEGRSVRVVVADHGPGLTEDELQRVGDRFWRSGRHQNIKGSGLGLSISRALLAAGGGTLAYETNPPHGLRVTVTVPRTGPEAS; encoded by the coding sequence GTGCGCGCACGTCTGCTGCCCCTGCTCGTCATCCTGATGGCGGGCACGCTCCTCGCGCTCGGCTTCCCGCTCGCGGTGTCCCTCGCCGCCGGGCAGCAGCAGCGGGTCGTGGTCGACCGCATCGACGACAGTGCCCGCTTCGCCGCCCTCGCCCAGTTCGTCATCGACGCCGAGGGGGCCGGTTCCACCGGCGCCGGCGAGCGCCGGGACCTGCTCCAGCTCGAACTCGCCCGCTACCAGGAGCTGTACGGCATCCGCGTCGGGGTCTTCCTCCGCGACGACCACGCCCTGGCGCGTTCCCCCGGCTGGTGGCAGCTCCCCGAATCCGGTGAGGGCCGCCGTGCCTTCAAAGAGGCGCTCGCCGGGCGCCGCAGCCACGACCCGCCGCAGGTGTGGCCCTGGCAGACCAACGGAAAGCTGCTCGTCGTCTCCCCGGTCGTCCTCGACGGCGACGTGGTTGCGGTCGTCGCCACCGAATCGCCGACCGACCTCATGCGCGGCCGGATCCTGACGGGCTGGCTGCTCATCGCCGGCGGCCTCGCGGCCGCGATGCTGGTCGCCTTCGGCGCCGCCCTGCGGCTCACCAGCTGGGTGCTCAAGCCCGTACGGACCCTGGACGCCGCCGCCCACGGCATCGCCACCGGGCGGATGAACTCCAGGGTCGCGGCCGCCAGCGGACCGCCGGAACTACAGCGCCTGGCCCACTCGTTCAACGAGATGGCCGACAACGTCGAAGAGGCGCTGGAGCAACAGCGGGCCTTCGTCGCCGACGCCTCGCACCAGTTGCGCAACCCGCTCGCGGCGCTGCTCCTGCGCATCGAACTGCTGGCCCTCGAACTGCCCGAGGGCAACGAGGAGATCGCCTCCGTACGGACCGAGGGCAAGCGCCTGACCCAGGTCCTGGACGACCTCCTCGACCTCGCGCTGGCCGAGCACGCCTCCGCCGAGATCAGCCTCACCGACGTCGGCGCGCTGGCGGCGGAGCGGGTCGCCGCCTGGCGGCCGTACGCCGAGGAGAAGGGCGTCCGGCTCGCCGAGGGGGGCCGGACCGCCGTCACCGGCTGGGCGGACCCCATCGCGCTGTCCAGCGCGCTCGACGCCGTCATCGACAACGCCCTCAAGTTCACGCCCGCCGGCGAGGAGGTCGAGGTGTCGGTCTCGGCCGAGGGCCGCTCGGTGCGCGTGGTCGTCGCCGACCACGGGCCCGGCCTCACCGAGGACGAGCTGCAGCGCGTCGGCGACCGCTTCTGGCGCAGCGGCCGCCACCAGAACATCAAGGGCTCCGGACTCGGCCTGTCGATCTCCCGGGCCCTGCTGGCCGCGGGCGGCGGGACCCTCGCCTACGAGACGAACCCGCCGCACGGACTGCGCGTGACCGTGACCGTCCCGCGCACCGGCCCCGAGGCCTCCTGA
- a CDS encoding amino acid ABC transporter permease: MSSVLYDTPGPRAKVRNWIYSGIFVVLFGLALWWALSLMGEKGQLDADKWTPFVTDSRVWTTYLIPGLVETLKAGALAMVIALPLGAALGIGRLSDHAGVRAAVGAWVEFFRAIPVLMLMLFSSALYAPQLMDVPSDTRPFWAVVTGLVLYNSAVIAEIVRAGVLSLPKGQSEAAKAIGLRKGQTMTHVLLPQAVTAMLPALVSQLVVILKDTALGGALLGFAELLSMNRQIAANYSNTIPTMLVIALIYIVVNFTLTTLASWLEKRLRGSKKSTGAVLGAEEVDDPVPGANTAAGA; encoded by the coding sequence ATGAGCTCCGTGCTGTACGACACCCCCGGCCCCCGGGCCAAGGTGCGCAACTGGATCTACAGCGGGATCTTCGTCGTCCTGTTCGGTCTCGCCCTGTGGTGGGCGCTGTCCCTCATGGGCGAGAAGGGCCAGCTCGACGCCGACAAGTGGACCCCCTTCGTCACCGACAGCCGGGTCTGGACCACGTACCTGATTCCCGGTCTGGTGGAGACCCTCAAGGCCGGTGCGCTGGCCATGGTGATCGCCCTCCCGCTCGGTGCGGCCCTGGGCATCGGCCGGCTGTCCGACCACGCCGGAGTCCGGGCAGCGGTCGGCGCGTGGGTGGAGTTCTTCCGCGCCATCCCCGTGCTGATGCTGATGCTGTTCAGCAGCGCGCTGTACGCCCCCCAGCTCATGGACGTCCCCTCCGACACCCGGCCGTTCTGGGCCGTGGTCACGGGCCTCGTCCTCTACAACTCGGCCGTCATCGCAGAGATCGTCCGGGCGGGCGTGCTCTCCCTCCCCAAGGGGCAGTCGGAGGCGGCGAAGGCCATCGGCCTGCGCAAGGGCCAGACCATGACCCACGTGCTGCTGCCGCAGGCCGTCACGGCCATGCTGCCGGCGCTGGTCAGCCAGCTGGTCGTGATCCTGAAGGACACCGCGCTCGGCGGCGCCCTGCTCGGCTTCGCGGAACTGCTCTCCATGAACCGGCAGATCGCGGCGAACTACAGCAACACGATCCCGACGATGCTCGTGATCGCCCTGATCTACATCGTGGTGAACTTCACCCTGACCACTCTGGCCTCCTGGCTGGAGAAGCGGCTGCGGGGGTCGAAGAAGAGCACCGGTGCGGTGCTCGGCGCGGAAGAGGTCGACGACCCGGTCCCCGGGGCGAACACCGCGGCCGGAGCCTGA
- a CDS encoding amino acid ABC transporter ATP-binding protein, translating into MSGVSVTKDVQDAAGTADDLVVLSNVNKHFGALHVLQDIDLSIARGEVVVVIGPSGSGKSTLCRTINRLETIDSGTITLDGKELPSEGKELARLRADVGMVFQSFNLFAHKTVLENVMLGQLKVRKTDQATARAKAVSLLERVGVGTQADKYPAQLSGGQQQRVAIARALAMEPKVMLFDEPTSALDPEMINEVLEVMQQLAREGMTMVVVTHEMGFARSAANRVVFMADGKIVEEATPEQFFSNPRSDRAKDFLSKILHH; encoded by the coding sequence ATGAGCGGAGTATCAGTGACCAAGGACGTTCAGGACGCGGCCGGTACCGCGGACGACCTGGTCGTGCTGAGCAACGTCAACAAGCACTTCGGCGCGCTGCACGTGCTTCAGGACATCGATCTGAGCATTGCCCGCGGCGAGGTGGTCGTGGTGATCGGTCCTTCGGGATCGGGCAAGTCCACGCTGTGCCGGACCATCAACCGCCTGGAGACCATCGACTCGGGCACCATCACGCTCGACGGCAAGGAGCTGCCCTCCGAGGGCAAGGAGCTCGCCCGTCTGCGCGCCGACGTCGGCATGGTGTTCCAGTCCTTCAATCTCTTCGCGCACAAGACGGTGCTGGAGAACGTCATGCTGGGCCAGCTGAAGGTCCGCAAGACCGATCAGGCCACGGCCCGCGCGAAGGCGGTGTCCCTGCTGGAGCGGGTCGGCGTCGGCACCCAGGCCGACAAGTACCCGGCCCAGCTCTCCGGCGGCCAGCAGCAGCGCGTGGCCATCGCCCGCGCGCTGGCGATGGAGCCGAAGGTGATGCTCTTCGACGAGCCCACCTCGGCCCTCGACCCGGAGATGATCAACGAGGTGCTGGAGGTCATGCAGCAGCTCGCCCGCGAGGGGATGACCATGGTCGTCGTGACGCACGAGATGGGCTTCGCCCGCTCCGCGGCGAACCGGGTCGTCTTCATGGCCGACGGAAAGATCGTCGAAGAGGCCACCCCCGAGCAGTTCTTCAGCAACCCGCGCAGTGATCGGGCGAAGGACTTCCTGTCGAAGATCCTGCACCACTGA
- a CDS encoding glutamate ABC transporter substrate-binding protein has protein sequence MKISKAAAAAAVAVALSLTATACGGSKQDAASDGGASGGTKDKIVVGIKYDQPGLGLKTPDGKFTGFDVDVATYVAKELGYQPDQIEFKQAVSAERENLLSNGDVKFIVATYSINDKRKERVDFAGPYFLAHQDLLVRADDTSITKVEDLNKKKLCSVTGSTSAQNVKKTLAPEADLLEQGGYSECLTGLENGKVDALTTDNSILAGYAAQEQNKGKFKLVGLSMSNENYGIGLKKGDKELQTKINAALKKMVEDGSWQKAVDANLGPANYKNEPAPQITEGS, from the coding sequence ATGAAGATCTCCAAGGCCGCCGCGGCCGCGGCAGTCGCCGTCGCCCTGTCCCTGACCGCGACCGCGTGTGGCGGCAGCAAGCAGGACGCCGCCTCTGACGGCGGTGCGTCCGGTGGCACCAAGGACAAGATCGTCGTCGGTATCAAGTACGACCAGCCCGGTCTCGGCCTGAAGACCCCGGACGGCAAGTTCACGGGCTTCGACGTCGACGTGGCGACCTACGTCGCCAAGGAGCTCGGCTACCAGCCCGACCAGATCGAGTTCAAGCAGGCCGTCAGCGCCGAGCGCGAGAACCTGCTCTCCAACGGCGACGTCAAGTTCATCGTCGCGACCTACTCGATCAACGACAAGCGCAAGGAGCGGGTCGACTTCGCCGGCCCGTACTTCCTCGCGCACCAGGACCTGCTGGTCCGCGCGGACGACACGAGCATCACCAAGGTCGAGGACCTGAACAAGAAGAAGCTCTGCTCGGTCACCGGCTCCACCTCGGCACAGAACGTCAAGAAGACCCTGGCCCCCGAGGCCGACCTGCTGGAGCAGGGCGGCTACTCCGAGTGCCTCACCGGCCTGGAGAACGGCAAGGTCGACGCCCTCACCACGGACAACTCGATCCTGGCCGGCTATGCCGCGCAGGAGCAGAACAAGGGCAAGTTCAAGCTCGTCGGTCTGAGCATGAGCAACGAGAACTACGGCATCGGCCTGAAGAAGGGCGACAAGGAGCTCCAGACCAAGATCAACGCCGCGCTCAAGAAGATGGTCGAGGACGGCAGCTGGCAGAAGGCGGTGGACGCGAACCTCGGCCCGGCCAACTACAAGAACGAGCCTGCTCCGCAGATCACCGAAGGCAGCTGA